One genomic window of Cannabis sativa cultivar Pink pepper isolate KNU-18-1 chromosome 2, ASM2916894v1, whole genome shotgun sequence includes the following:
- the LOC115719553 gene encoding F-box/WD-40 repeat-containing protein At5g21040 codes for MEFECQETIRVSEKSAFFVVNACEEQQIDQNQVDSKTKIDKAASSKLDIKFSCKKGILAGCSQKSSNDVLPNGHRSMSDLPAALISEILDCLGPKDLGIISCVSTNLHRLASEHHVWKQFYCERWGLPAIPATIDAGLNNEKSWRDLFVEREFRSRTFMGRYNVDVLYGHTEGVRTVFLLASAKLIFTSGYDSIVRMWDMEEGLSIASSRALGCTIRAIAADTKLLVAGGTDGFIHCWKAVEGIQHLFDIRAPQNQNTQFRLWEHEGPITSVALDLTRIYSGSWDMTVRIWDRFSRKCLNVLRHSDWVWALVPHDATVASSSGSDVYVWNTSSGDLMTVVRNAHVGNAYSLARSHTGNFIFTGGEDGAIHMFEISDHCIETDVLKVATWIPHSGTVYSLAFEFPWLVSASSDGKLSLIDVRKLLRTNKGASKRSVVKQLDRKSLAKKLDQSSVEPPQRMLHGFGSNLFSVDIGADRIVCGGEEGVVRIWNFTQALEIERRVRALKGIRLENRMRRRKHQLEINNKGSHTDQCSVAAKKNSVNGDRNSIRYNKRGMTNKLKA; via the coding sequence ATGGAATTTGAATGCCAGGAGACTATTAGGGTTTCTGAGAAATCGGCATTCTTTGTAGTAAATGCTTGTGAAGAACAACAGATTGATCAGAATCAGGTTGATTCCAAAACCAAAATTGATAAAGCTGCAAGTTCGAAGCTGGACATAAAATTTAGCTGTAAGAAAGGAATTTTGGCTGGTTGTAGTCAGAAATCGAGTAACGATGTTCTTCCTAATGGTCACAGGTCGATGTCCGACCTTCCTGCAGCATTGATATCTGAAATTCTGGATTGTCTTGGTCCCAAAGATTTAGGTATCATCTCTTGTGTATCGACGAATCTTCACAGGCTCGCATCAGAACACCATGTCTGGAAGCAATTCTATTGTGAGAGGTGGGGTCTTCCAGCCATTCCAGCAACCATCGATGCAGGGCTTAACAATGAGAAGTCGTGGAGGGATTTGTTTGTGGAAAGAGAGTTTAGGAGTAGGACTTTTATGGGGCGATATAATGTTGATGTTTTGTATGGTCACACTGAAGGGGTTCGCACAGTTTTCCTTTTGGCTTCGGCTAAACTCATATTTACTTCAGGTTATGATTCAATTGTCCGAATGTGGGACATGGAAGAAGGGTTGTCTATTGCATCATCACGAGCCCTTGGTTGTACTATCCGGGCAATTGCAGCAGATACAAAGCTATTGGTAGCTGGTGGCACTGATGGCTTTATCCACTGTTGGAAGGCAGTGGAGGGTATCCAACATTTGTTTGATATAAGGGCTCCTCAGAATCAGAATACCCAGTTCCGTCTATGGGAGCACGAGGGACCCATTACTTCTGTTGCTTTGGATCTCACAAGGATTTATAGTGGATCATGGGACATGACTGTCCGTATTTGGGATCGCTTTTCGCGGAAGTGCTTAAATGTCTTGAGGCATAGCGATTGGGTTTGGGCACTTGTTCCTCATGATGCAACTGTGGCAAGCTCATCTGGTTCAGATGTGTATGTTTGGAATACTTCGAGTGGGGATCTGATGACAGTTGTTCGCAATGCTCATGTTGGTAATGCATACTCTCTGGCTCGAAGCCACACAGGAAATTTCATATTTACAGGAGGAGAGGATGGTGCCATTCATATGTTTGAGATATCTGATCATTGCATTGAGACTGATGTCTTGAAAGTTGCAACATGGATTCCTCACTCAGGTACTGTGTATTCGCTGGCTTTTGAGTTTCCATGGCTTGTCTCTGCTTCCAGCGATGGAAAGTTGTCACTGATTGATGTGCGCAAGCTGCTTAGGACTAACAAAGGTGCTTCAAAGAGAAGTGTAGTCAAGCAATTGGATAGGAAGAGTTTAGCCAAGAAACTGGATCAATCTAGTGTAGAGCCCCCACAGAGGATGTTACATGGGTTCGGGAGCAATCTATTCTCGGTGGATATTGGTGCAGATCGAATTGTATGTGGAGGCGAGGAAGGTGTGGTTAGGATTTGGAACTTTACTCAAGCCTTAGAAATCGAACGTAGAGTGCGTGCACTAAAAGGAATACGGTTAGAGAACAGGATGAGGCGGCGCAAGCATCAGTTAGAGATCAACAATAAAGGTAGCCACACTGACCAATGTTCAGTTGCTGCCAAGAAGAATTCAGTTAATGGCGATAGGAATAGTATTAGGTACAACAAACGCGGGATGACCAATAAGCTGAAGGCCTAA
- the LOC115721229 gene encoding non-specific lipid transfer protein GPI-anchored 11: MAKIISTVATIFFLVMTCAWAQQAPAQAPMDGSMGPTASAPGPDCMTVLMGMADCLSYVQTGSNLTTPDKPCCSELQSLVDNNPICLCEFLAHSGDSGFQIDISKAKKLPSVCKVDTPPPSTCALVGIPVGSPTSSDGPSASSPMGTVSGPTAESPGATKDDGNRGSTSSIVAVLLGFAVTISFFSSI; the protein is encoded by the exons ATGGCCAAAATTATATCCACCGTTGCTACCATATTCTTCTTGGTAATGACTTGTGCGTGGGCGCAGCAGGCCCCAGCGCAGGCACCGATGGATGGGAGTATGGGGCCGACGGCGTCTGCGCCGGGGCCTGACTGCATGACCGTGCTGATGGGGATGGCTGACTGCCTGTCTTACGTGCAGACAGGCAGCAACCTCACCACACCGGATAAGCCTTGTTGCTCTGAGCTTCAGTCATTGGTGGACAATAACCCAATATGCCTTTGTGAGTTTTTAGCCCACAGTGGTGACTCTGGCTTTCAGATCGATATCAGTAAGGCTAAAAAGCTTCCTTCTGTTTGTAAAGTTGATACTCCACCTCCTAGCACCTGTGCCT TGGTGGGAATACCAGTGGGAAGTCCAACTTCATCAGACGGTCCAAGCGCTTCATCACCAA TGGGTACAGTTAGTGGTCCTACAGCTGAATCGCCTGGAGCCACAAAAGATGATGGAAATAGAGGTTCAACCAGCTCCATTGTAGCAGTGCTTCTTGGGTTTGCAGTCACCATATCATTCTTTTCTTCTATTTGA